One Leishmania infantum JPCM5 genome chromosome 26 genomic window carries:
- a CDS encoding putative protein kinase, translated as MVTLKTSASPSVYPAKASVSARPSSQISAADQTAVERLQDLSYAEVQEAQEWLARAGSAKQAWAVSRSVPVVRPTEAVAADPLANESGGTAAALLEAAPASLDAAANLRFSQFFRASLMEEDSDDAAMSDGGRGAVHGGAGKDTGTREAVEMTRAGDVRRSTGPTRSCGEAAPRSCQHGGAFPSAWPYVASEFDGPGADVEVEKGDGDDLTDSPITGVPPSSTHLHRTSVDADGKAAAPLPDSSIFLSPSAPGASAKCTLVWPASPLLAERDSSTPARRSLSPATTARRWSLSCFDIGRRIGHGHSGKTFLAREKYSKVVVALKVFNDDYAQRHEGGTNMVERAMRLQAAAGRHCPHIVRLYAFFTDARRCYAALEYADAGDLATHLLRQPHQRLPEAQAQVIVYHVALALRHLHEQRVVHRAVTMRNVLLRRSEAGATAKLGDFASAVHLADGRARWLGELGGSHDGGRSLEYAAPEVICGRGWSCKSDMWALGILVFEMICGHHPFDHVSAAEMKRLICSGAACHSPHALSRTGMSFVRSLLCVDEAARSSAATALAHPFLSVNAAATTPAVASAMQDTAASGRTEPAGSAAQAAPASVAVAEEACMGAVALPVSRDLSSTFSLAAVLANTEANCGNDGGHSRSTAAMPTGTKATISCAGASLVSPAPRDDIPYARRDGNPSASSLTTTSPSPTVTPFSTAQRVTGTTRRAHGAAWHTADAVAPAASLLSTSSPGPLMSFALLTHPWQSTALPPSVTLSASSLFGALSDEGADTSSGRRPSATRLRSPGNASRHSPTTTLSDMSASVLSTTRTPTTLASGAAQPTGGAFTDSAAAESVLSGSFKSGNTHNTIYLHSQQHHARHGQQQEQQETPAAYGALGTTRSGERRRSEDTRGDCSVTVSSWTPRPSCDARTEWATQDADVSVSSLTVSSTSSSSMGAVVPQASFHTRASDAPPRQLTGRIASPMAVNGALQAERLPLTGRLASSTITLTSVRGAPGAPKAAVTSSHARRPPPGTKRLSKRRECSLRLAFETLSDEDSW; from the coding sequence ATGGTGACCCTAAAGACGTCCGCATCTCCTTCTGTCTACCCCGCCAAGGCGTCAGTGTCTGCGAGACCGTCCTCGCAGATCTCAGCAGCAGATCAGACCGctgtggagcggctgcaagATCTCTCCTACGCGGAGGTGCAAGAGGCGCAGGAGTGGCTTGCTAGGGCCGGAAGCGCCAAGCAGGCGTGGGCCGTCTCACGGTCTGTCCCTGTCGTGCGGCCGACAGaggccgttgccgccgacCCGCTCGCGAACgaaagcggcggcacagcagctgcgctgttggaagcggcgccggcttCGCTGGACGCGGCGGCTAATCTGCGCTTTTCTCAGTTTTTTCGTGCGTCACTgatggaggaggacagcgatgACGCCGCCATGAGCGATGGtgggcgcggcgccgtccacGGAGGAGCTGGGAAAGACACGGGCACGAGAGAAGCAGTGGAGATGACGAGGGCGGGCGAcgtgaggcgcagcaccggcccCACGCGTTCGTGTGGTGAggctgcgccgcgcagtTGCCAACACGGTGGCGCGTTTCCGTCGGCTTGGCCGTACGTTGCCAGCGAATTCGATGGGCCGGGTGCTGAcgtggaggtggagaagggggaTGGCGATGACCTCACCGACTCTCCCATCACGGgcgtgccgccgtcgagtACGCACCTGCACCGCACCAGCGTTGATGCTGATGGTAaggctgctgctcctctgcctgATTCGTCCATTTTTCTTTCGCCATCCGCTCCGGGGGCCAGCGCCAAGTGTACACTGGTCTGGCCTGCCTCGCCACTGCTTGCGGAGAGAGACTCCAGCACcccggcgcggcgctccCTGTCGCCAGCCACTACTGCGAGGCGGTGGTCGCTATCGTGTTTTGATATCGGGCGCCGTATCGGGCACGGGCACTCCGGCAAGACGTTCCTTGCGCGGGAAAAGTACAGCAAAGTCGTCGTGGCCCTCAAGGTTTTCAACGACGACTACGCTCAGCGCCACGAAGGCGGGACGAATATGGTCGAGCGTGCGATGCGACtacaggcagcagcaggacgGCACTGCCCCCACATTGTAAGGCTCTATGCGTTCTTCACGGATGCGCGACGCTGTTACGCTGCTCTGGAGTACGCGGACGCTGGTGACCTCGCCACtcacctccttcgccagcCGCACCAACGCCTGCCTGAGGCGCAGGCCCAGGTCATCGTGTACCACGTGGCGCTGGCACTGCGGCACTTGCACGAGCAACGCGTTGTGCACCGCGCTGTGACGATGCGCAACGTGCtactgcgccgcagcgaggcgggAGCGACCGCCAAACTCGGCGACTTCGCATCCGCCGTGCACCTGGCCGACGGGCGCGCTCGCTGGCTCGGCGAGCTCGGCGGCTCCCATGATGGAGGGCGGTCGCTGGAGTACGCGGCACCGGAGGTGATTTGCGGCCGCGGATGGTCGTGCAAGTCTGACATGTGGGCACTCGGTATCCTTGTGTTTGAGATGATATGCGGCCACCACCCCTTCGATCACGTTTCGGCGGCTGAGATGAAGCGGCTCAtttgcagcggtgccgcctgccACTCGCCGCATGCGCTGTCGCGCACCGGCATGTCGTTTGTGCGGTCGCTTTTATGCGTCGATGAggcagcgcgcagcagcgccgcaacgGCACTGGCGCACCCGTTTTTGAGTGTTaatgccgccgccaccacgcctGCTGTGGCGAGCGCCATGCAGGACACAGCAGCAAGCGGCCGCACAGAACCTGCCGGGTCGGCTGCccaggcggcgccggcgagcgtAGCCGTTGCCGAGGAGGCGTGCATgggtgcggtggcgctgcctgTCAGTCGTGACTTGTCGAGCACGTTTTCGCTCGCTGCAGTGCTGGCCAACACAGAGGCCAACTGCGGCAACGACGGTGGCCACAGCCGCTCGACGGCTGCCATGCCGACAGGCACAAAAGCTACCATcagctgcgcaggcgcttcTCTAGTCTCTCCGGCGCCGAGGGACGACATCCCGTACGCGCGGCGGGATGGAAACCCATCGGCTAGCTCTCTCACCACGActtcgccatcgccgacCGTCACCCCCTTTTCCACTGCCCAGCGCGTGACCGGAACAACAAGGCGTGCACATGGCGCGGCATGGCACACAGCGGATGCGGTCGCTCCAGCGGCGTCTCTGTTGTCTACCAGCTCTCCTGGCCCCTTGATGTCCTTCGCGCTTCTAACACACCCCTGGCAGAgcactgcgctgccgccctcggTGACTCTGTCGGCTTCCTCGCTCTTTGGCGCCCTGAGCGACGAGGGGGCGGATACAAGCTCGGGCCGCCGGCCGAGCGCCACGAGGCTTAGGTCTCCTGGAAACGCCAGCCGACACAGCCCGACGACGACCCTCAGCGACATGTCGGCCAGCGTGCTCTCCACGACACGAACGCCGACTACGCTTGCGTCGGGGGCAGCTCAGCCTACCGGAGGTGCGTTCACTgacagcgctgcggctgagaGTGTGCTTAGCGGCAGCTTTAAGAGCGGCAACACTCACAATACTATCTATCTTCACTCCCAACAGCATCACGCCCGCCACGGtcagcagcaagagcagcaggagacCCCGGCAGCATATGGCGCACTGGGCACGACGCGTAGCGGTGAGAGAAGGCGCAGCGAGGACACTAGAGGAGACTGCTCCGTGACCGTCAGCAGCTGGACGCCGCGCCCATCGTGTGATGCGCGCACGGAGTGGGCCACCCAGGACGCAGACGTGTCTGTATCATCCTTGACGGTCTcatcgacgtcgtcgtcctccatGGGCGCGGTGGTTCCTCAAGCAAGCTTTCACACCCGTGCTTCAGACGCGCCCCCGCGGCAGCTAACTGGCCGCATTGCATCGCCGATGGCAGTcaacggcgcgctgcaggcaGAGCGGTTGCCGCTGACTGGCCGACTGGCCTCCTCGACCATCACTTTAACTAGCGTCAGAGGCGCACCTGGTGCCCCCAAGGCAGCAGTCACATCATCACAcgcgaggaggccgccgccaggAACGAAAAGGCTCAGCAAGCGGCGAGAGTGCTCGCTGCGACTTGCCTTTGAAACATTGAGCGACGAGGACAGCTGGTGA